A single region of the Bicyclus anynana chromosome 16, ilBicAnyn1.1, whole genome shotgun sequence genome encodes:
- the LOC112055581 gene encoding uncharacterized protein LOC112055581, giving the protein MPFRKCNLECEKDKKGEVLEFVGPVKITLVDRSNSMEKCFQVLQACLISGIISLNPRSGAAAPMRVADRKVEHILVEIFAIIFTLCSCVFAYYAYDGYDKFTTLHSTTGFLANGVILLSALPGIFIFPFFRKTTSMQKARFGPSVCIHVALGVLATIISSVCFVIGISKPTFRKWLPEAEILTFMIYGCSFYSAMALYKPAIMLFTSKRDNFLE; this is encoded by the exons ATGCCTTTTCGAAAATGTAATTTAGAATGCGAAAAAGATAAAAAAGGTGAAGTATTGGAATTTGTCGGGCCAGTAAAAATTACTTTAGTGGATCGCTCGAACTCAATGGAGAAATGCTTTCAAGTG CTTCAGGCGTGTTTGATATCTGGTATCATCTCTTTGAACCCCCGCAGTGGCGCCGCTGCGCCTATGAGGGTTGCTGACAGGAAAGTCGAACACATCTTAGTTGAGATCTTTGCAATTATATTCACTTTATGTTCATGTGTCTTTGCTTACTATGCATATGACGGGTACGATAAATTTACGACACTACACTCCACTACAG GTTTTTTAGCCAATGGTGTTATATTACTATCAGCATTACCCGGAATctttatttttccgtttttTCGCAAGACCACGTCAATGCAAAAGGCAAGATTTGGACCCAGCGTCTGTATTCACGTCGCTCTAGGCGTGTTGGCTACAATTATATCATCAGTGTGTTTTGTGATTGGAATTAGTAAGCCAACATTCAGAAAGTGGCTCCCTGAAGCCGAAATACTGACCTTTATGATCTATGGTTGTAGTTTTTACTCGGCTATGGCGCTGTATAAGCCAGCAATCATGCTTTTCACCTCCAAAAGAGATAACTTCCTCGAATAG
- the LOC112055580 gene encoding uncharacterized protein LOC112055580 has translation MEKSETEVNGTKIEVERDSYYLRIFQSTLNLIAHLLIGAVVGICIIFAFRNGVPMNTTKKHVILCVLGYQLLMAEAILALCPHNGWTAGLRLLDKRRAHTVLLIMGSVLAIVGSLLMSAHKTVNFNTVHGKYGLVALVFTTVSLVNGLTSLYGYELRKYIPENFSKIPHIIFGVIAFVSSLICLCYGLDYDSFKEWSSRVGAPYGCAYTVMGLAAAYTFIIIINPVITAFNKSKRMYTIMKL, from the exons ATGGAAAAGTCTGAAACAGAGGTGAATGGCACAAAAATTGAAGTGGAAAGGGACAGTTATTATTTGCGGATTTTTCAATCCACGTTAAACTTAATAGCTCACTTATTAATCGGTGCTGTGGTTGGAATTTGCATCATATTCGCATTTCGGAATGGAGTACCGATGAATACGACGAAAAAACATGTCATTTTGTGTGTTCTTGGT tatcAGTTATTAATGGCCGAGGCAATACTCGCGCTGTGTCCTCATAATGGCTGGACAGCTGGGCTAAGGTTGTTGGACAAGAGAAGAGCTCACACGGTTCTGCTAATCATGGGCTCAGTGCTAGCTATTGTGGGTTCATTACTCATGAGTGCTCATAAGACTGTAAATTTTAACACAGTGCATGGTAAATATG gaCTGGTGGCCTTGGTATTCACCACAGTGAGCCTTGTGAATGGTCTAACATCACTGTATGGATACGAATTGCGTAAATACATACCGGAAAACTTTTCCAAAATTCCCCACATCATTTTCGGCGTGATAGCGTTTGTTTCGTCTCTAATATGTCTATGTTACGGTTTGGATTATGACTCTTTCAAGGAATGGTCTAGCCGAGTGGGGGCGCCATATGGATGCGCTTATACTGTCATGGGACTGGCCGCTGCATATactttcattataataataaacccAGTGATCACCGCATTCAATAAATCCAAGCGTATGTACACAATTATGAAGCTGTAA
- the LOC112055579 gene encoding uncharacterized protein LOC112055579, translated as MVVADPENGSKFENVETENYALKIFQTSLNLLAHILIGIVVGITIMFAFRNGLPLSISNLHILLCVIGYQLLMAEGILSLCAHNSWTAGLRVVDKRRAHAILLIVGSVLAIVGSLIKSADKNVNFNTLHGKFALVAMVFTTVCLVNGLTSLYAYELRKCIPGSFSKIPHIVFGVVAFVMSLISLCYGYNYNSFKRWSSPDGPPFGFAYAVMGMSAAFTFIIIVNPMITAFNKTVRVIK; from the exons ATGGTCGTGGCTGACCCAGAAAATGGTTCGAAATTTGAAAATGTGGAAACGGAAAATTATGCATTGAAAATTTTTCAAACCTCATTGAACTTGTTGGCACATATTTTAATTGGAATTGTAGTTGGAATCACCATCATGTTTGCGTTTAGAAATGGATTACCGTTGAGTATAAGTAATCTGCATATTCTTTTGTGTGTTATTGGT TATCAATTATTGATGGCTGAAGGAATTCTTTCTCTATGCGCCCACAACAGTTGGACTGCTGGACTGAGAGTGGTGGACAAGAGAAGAGCACACGCAATCCTACTCATCGTAGGGTCTGTGTTGGCCATTGTTGGTAGCCTTATAAAAAGTGCGGACAAAAATGTTAACTTCAATACTCTACATGGAAAATTTG CGTTGGTGGCAATGGTTTTCACTACAGTGTGCCTGGTTAACGGTCTAACTTCGCTTTACGCATACGAATTGCGTAAATGTATACCGGGAAGCTTTTCCAAAATCCCTCACATCGTCTTTGGCGTAGTAGCATTTGTTATGTCTTTGATATCTCTCTGCTATGGATACAACTACAACTCTTTCAAACGCTGGAGTAGTCCAGATGGACCGCCTTTTGGATTTGCCTACGCTGTTATGGGAATGTCTGCAGCTTtcaccttcatcatcatcgttaaccCCATGATTACTGCTTTTAACAAAACTGTTCGTGTAATTAAGTAA